From a single Spirochaetota bacterium genomic region:
- a CDS encoding class I SAM-dependent methyltransferase: protein MGFKDFFSIRRFRTKSGNWNAEYREGQWDYLDKEGMRYRALAGTIASLGNDTDILDVGCGPGILLNYLSAYRSYLGMDISREAIRRAPKREQASFAVASVEAFTTDRKFSVIIFNELLYYCDYRSIIPRFAAFLAPGGAVISSVFVSYPQKPETVEGIECSLNEQFSPVRRSMMKESEKKEWLMLVHRSLTA, encoded by the coding sequence ATGGGATTCAAGGACTTCTTCAGCATACGCCGCTTCCGCACAAAAAGCGGCAATTGGAACGCCGAGTATCGTGAAGGGCAATGGGATTATCTCGATAAAGAGGGGATGCGCTACCGCGCTCTTGCCGGGACGATAGCATCGCTGGGAAATGATACCGATATCCTCGATGTCGGCTGCGGTCCCGGCATACTGCTCAACTATCTGTCCGCGTATCGATCGTATCTCGGTATGGATATTTCGCGCGAGGCGATACGTCGTGCGCCCAAGCGCGAACAGGCATCCTTCGCCGTTGCATCGGTGGAAGCGTTCACGACCGACAGGAAATTCTCCGTTATCATCTTCAATGAGCTCCTGTATTACTGTGACTATCGTTCCATCATTCCGCGCTTCGCCGCCTTTCTCGCCCCCGGCGGAGCGGTGATATCATCGGTTTTTGTCTCGTATCCGCAGAAGCCGGAAACGGTCGAAGGCATAGAGTGCTCGCTGAATGAACAGTTCAGCCCCGTGCGCCGCTCGATGATGAAGGAAAGCGAGAAAAAAGAATGGCTCATGCTCGTGCATCGATCGCTTACTGCGTAG